AGGAACTGCATGTCTTCGGCCATGCAGTACACGCACCGGAAGTCGCAGCGGTCGGTGACTGACATCCGCAGATAGTCGATTTTCCGGTTGAAGCCGTCGATCAGGGCCCGGCTGTTCTGTTCCACGATTGCGCTCGAATGGGATGGACTCAGCTCCAAGCTATAACCTGGCCGCACCCCCGTCAAATTGCTTTCCCCGACTGGTTGATCAATCTCGTCTATCACGGTTGCGGGGGGCGCGAGGCAATGACCAAACCATGATCGAAACGGCTTATCAGGCCGTAAGATCTTTCGATTGGACGGCGCTGCCCCACGCTCAATAGTCTGGAAAAAACACCGAGTGTGAGGATTCACCGCATGAGCCAGGACGAACATATCAGGGACTACAAAGGCGCCGCCGCCGGCTGGGGGGCGCTCAAGAGCGTGACCAAGAGCTGGCTGGGCAGCGAAAACGCCTTCAAGAACCTGCGGGCCATGCTCAAGACCAACCAGAACGGCGGCTTCGACTGCCCCGGCTGCGCCTGGGGCGAGTCGCCGGAAAACGACATGGTCAAGTTCTGCGAAAACGGCGCCAAGGCGGTCAACTGGGAAGCCACCGGTCGCTCGGTAGACCCTGCATTCTTCGCCAAGTACAGCGTCAGTGCGCTGGCCGAACAGACCGACTACTGGCTTGAATTCCAGGGTCGGCTGACCCACCCGATGCGCTACGACGCGGCCACCGACCACTACGTCGAAACCTCCTGGGATGATGCTTTCGCCCTGGTCGCCAAGCACCTGCAAGCGCTCGACTCGCCCGATCAGGCCGAGTTCTACACCTCGGGGCGGGCCAGCAACGAAGCAGCGTTTCTGTACCAGCTGTTCGTCCGCGCCTACGGCACCAACAACTTCCCCGATTGCTCGAACATGTGCCACGAGGCCAGCGGTGTGGGCATGTCGGAAACCCTCGGCGTGGGCAAGGGCACTGTGGTGTTCCATGACCTGGAACTGGCCGACGCCATTTTCGTCATCGGCCAGAACCCCGGCACCAACCACCCACGCATGCTCGAACCGCTGCGTGAGGCGGTCAAGCGTGGCGCTCAGGTGGTGTGTTTCAACCCGCTGAAGGAACGTGGCCTGGAGCGCTTCCAGCACCCGCAGCACCCCTTCGAGATGCTCAGCAATGGCTCCGAGCCGACCAACACCGCGTATTTCCGCCCGGCCCTGGGCGGCGACATGGCGGCCATGCGTGGCATTGCCAAGTATTTGCTGCAGTGGGAGCGTGAGGCCCAGGCCAAGGGCGAGCCGGCGGTGTTCGACCATGCCTTCATCGCCGAGCACACCAGCGGCGTCGATGCCTACCTGGCGGCGGTAGAGGCCACCTCTTGGGCGCATATCGTCGAGCAGTCGGGCCTGACCCAAGCCGAGATCGAACTGGCTGCGCGTATGTACCGCAAGGCTGAGCGGGTCATCATGTGCTGGGCCATGGGCATTACTCAGCACCGCCACTCGGTGCCCACCGTGCAGGAAATCGTCAACCTGCAACTGCTGCGCGGCAACGTTGGCAAACCCGGCGCTGGCCTGTCGCCGGTGCGTGGCCATAGCAACGTGCAGGGCGACCGCACCATGGGTATCGACGAGAAGCCCAAGGCCGGGTTGCTCGATGCCCTGGAAAAACGCTTCCAGTTCCGTGTGCCCCGCGCCCATGGGCATAACGCTGTGCTGGCGATCAAGGCCATGGAAGAAGGGCAAGCCAAGGTGTTCATCGCCCTGGGCGGCAACTTCGCCCAGGCAACCCCGGACACCCCGCGCACCCATGCAGCCCTGCGCAACTGCGCATTGACCGTGCAGATTTCCACCAAGCTCAACCGTTCGCACCTGGTCACCGGCCGCGATGCGTTGATCCTGCCGTGCCTGGGCCGTACCGAGATCGACCTGCAGGGCAGCGGGCCGCAGGGCGTCACCGTGGAAGACACGTTCAGCATGGTGCACATCTCCCACGGCCAGTTGCGCCCACGCTCGCCGCACTTGCGTTCGGAACCGGCCATCGTTGCCGGCATGGCCCAGGCGACCTTGGGCAAGCAGCCGATCGATTGGGACTACGCCATTGCCGACTACGGCCGTATCCGCAGCATGATCGCCGATGTGATCCCAGGCTTTGCCGACTTCAACGAGCGCCTGCAGCACCCGGGCGGCTTCCACCTGGGCAACAACGCGGCGGATCGCAACTGGCGCACCGCGACCGGCAAGGCACGTTTCAGTGCCAGTCAGTTGCCGGAGCAACTGGTCAATGCCCAGGTGCTGGCCCGTGGCGACAAACCGGACCTGATCCTGCAGACCTTGCGTTCGCACGACCAGTACAACACCACCCTGTATGGCCTGGATGACCGCTACCGTGGGGTGTTCGGCCTGCGTGAGGTGGTGTTCGTCAATGAGGCCGACATTCGCCGCCTGGGGTTCGAGCCTGGCGAGCACGTGGACCTGGTGTCGCTGTGGGAGGACGGGCGCGAGCGGCGTGTATCCGGGTTCCGCCTGGTGGCGTATGACGTGCCCGAGGGGCAGGCCGCGGCGTATTACCCGGAAACCAACCCGTTGGTGCCGCTGGAGAGTTATGGCGAGGGGACGTATACCCCGACCTCGAAGTTCATCGCGATCAGGGTAGAGAAAGCCAAGGCGGGGAACCGGATCGAGGCGGTGCAGGCGGCGGAGTAAAGGTTTGCCTGATCCGGCCTCTTCGCGGGCAAGCCCGCTCCCACAGGTATATCTCAAGGCTTGAGCAGTGTGCCACCCTGTGGGAGCGGGCTTGCCCGCGAAGAGGCCAGCACCGATCAGGGGCGGTGCACTGGGTAAGCCGTGGTGTATTTCATCTGTTCCATGGCAAAGCTAGAGGTAATGTTGGAAAGCCCATCCGTGCGGGTGATCAGCTTCTTGTAAAACCGGTCATACGCGCCAATGTCACTCACCACCACCCGCAGCATGTAATCCCAATCCCCAGACATGCGGTAAAACTCCATCACCTCTTCGAAACCGGTCACGGTGGCGGCAAACTGCTCAAGCCAGGCGCTGTCGTGGCGCTGGGTCTTGAGCTGGACGAACACGGTCAGGCCCAGCCCCAGGCGCGTGGGGTCGAGCAGGGCGACGCGGCCAAGGATGTAACCCTCTTCTTCCAGGCGCTTGACCCGCTTCCAGCAGGGCGTGGTGGACAGGTTCACCGCCTCGGCCAGGTCCTTGAGGGAAATGGAGGCGTCACGCTGCAGCAAGGTGAGGATGTGTTGGTCGAAATTGTCCATATCGATTACGGGCTGGCCAGAGAATGATTTTCTCCAGATTACTGCAAAACCAGAAAAATGCATGACCTCTGCTGCGTGTCCTTGCCGCCCGCACTGGTTGTGCGATAGTTGCAGGCTTACCTCAGTCAATGGACCGGATCATGTCCGACAAGCCGCGTAATTTCGCCACCCGCACCATCCACGCCGGCGAGCAGCATAGCGTCGCCGACAACGCGATTTTCCCGCCCATCTATACCGCCAGTTCCTACATCAAACGCAGCCTGGACGACAACCCCGAGTATGCCTACAGCCGTGTCGGCAACCCGACTCGGCATGCCTACGAAAGCTGTGTCGCAGCGCTGGAAGAAGGCGTCGGCGCGGTAGCCTGTGCCTCCGGCGTGAACGCCACCGCGACGGTGCTCGAACTGTTGCCCAAGGATGCCCACGTGGTGGTGATGAACGGTGTCTATGGGGGTACCTTCCGTATCCTGGAGGACTACCGCGGCCATACGTCGGGGCTGACCACCACCTACGTCGACCTCAACGACCTGCAGGCCGTGGCCGCAGCGATTCGCCCAGAAACCCAGCTGATCTGGATCGAATCACCGACCAACCCCTTGCTGCACTTGGTCGACATCAAGGCCGTCTGCGACCTGGCCCGCTCGCGGGGCATCCTTACCTGCATCGACAACACGTTCTGCTCGCCTTGGAACCAGCGCCCGATCACCCTGGGGGTGGACCTGGTGATGCACTCGGCCAGCAAGTACATCGGTGGCCATTCCGACCTGACCGGCGGTGTGGTGGTCGCGGCCAATGACGCGCTGCTGGCACGTCTGCGCAAGATCAGCATGGCGGTCGGGGCGATTCAGGGCCCATTCGACTGCTACCTGGCCCTGCGCGGCCTGAAGACCTTGGATGTGCGCATGGAGCGCCAGTGCGCCAATGCCCTGCAGGTGGCGCGTTTTCTCGAAAGCCATCCGCAGATCGAGCAGGTCTTTTACCCGGGGCTTGAAAGCCACCCACAGCATGACCTGTGCAAACGCCAGATGCGCGCGGGCGGGGCCGTGGTGGCAATGAAGGTCAAGGGCGGCGACCGGGCGGCGCTCAATCGCCTGGTGGAAGCCTTGCAGATCTTCGTCCTCGCCGACTCGCTGGGTGGGGTGGAAAGCATGATCAACCACTCCTGGAGCATGTCGCACAACTCGCTGAGCCCGGAGCAGAAGGGCGTGATGGGGATCAGTGAGAACCTGCTGCGGTTGTCGGTGGGGATCGAGGACTATCGGGACCTGATCGAGGACCTGGATTCGGCATTGCGGGCGTCGGCTGGCGTGTGAAGGCTGCTGGCCCTATCGCTGGCTTGCCGGCGATAGGGCCGGTTGACTTGGCAAAAATCCTTCAGGATTTCGGCGGATGAATGGTCCGTTCGATCTTGTCCTTGATCAGTAGCCGCTCCTTGCGCAAGCGGGTGACGGTGTCGTCGGTGCTGGCGTTGCCTTCGGCGGCCAGCACTTCCTTGTCTTTGGCGTTGTACTCCTTGTGCAGTTTGTGCAGGTCATGGTCTTTGTCGATGCGCGCCTGGAAGTCCTCGGCAGTGATGTTCAGGTCAGCGAGCAGATCATGCGGAACGGGCATTTCTTCACCTCTCTTGGGGGTTGGCGAATGGTCCTGACCTTTGAGGATAGTCGCCTTTGCGCGGGTGGGGGCCTGGGGTAGGCTGTCGCAGCCTGCCATCAATCGGGCGGCGAACGTGGCTGGCCAGGCACAATGGCGGCTGAATAAACTTAATTTAATGTTGGAAAAAGGCCACCTCACTGTTTTGTTGGCGTCTTTTTCACGAAAAATTGATGGTGCACTTTCTAGAGTTCAGCCAACTTTCCCTCCCGGTGCCGCACAGGCCGCGGGCTGATAATCACTCTTGATTGCGAACACTGATGCTCAACTTCAAATCCCTGCGGACTGAATGGGTCACGCTGCTGGCTAGCCTGTACCTGCTGATCGGCTTGAATGTCTTTCTCTGGCAGCACTTGGAACAGGTGGTTCCGCCAGGGCTGGCGGGGCTTTGGCTGGGCCTGGCGTTTGCCGTGCTGATGCTGTTCGCATTCAACCTGATCCTGACGTTGTTTGCCTTCCGGTATGTGTTGAAACCGGTGCTTGTCTTATTGTTCATGAGTGGTGCGGGTGTTGCTTACTTCATGAATCAATATGGGGTGCTTATTGACGCCGGTATGTTCCGTAATATCGCCGAAACCAATGTAACGGAAGTGCGCGACTTACTCTCGCTGAAGTTTGCTTTGTATATGCTGGGGTTGGGTGTCTTGCCGTCGGTGTTGCTGTGGAAAGCCCCGATCGCTTACCGCGCCTGGCACCGCGAACTGCTGGGCAAACTGGTGGTGAGCGGCGCTTGCGTGGTGGCCCTTGGG
The sequence above is drawn from the Pseudomonas putida genome and encodes:
- a CDS encoding YdcH family protein produces the protein MPVPHDLLADLNITAEDFQARIDKDHDLHKLHKEYNAKDKEVLAAEGNASTDDTVTRLRKERLLIKDKIERTIHPPKS
- a CDS encoding FdhF/YdeP family oxidoreductase; the protein is MSQDEHIRDYKGAAAGWGALKSVTKSWLGSENAFKNLRAMLKTNQNGGFDCPGCAWGESPENDMVKFCENGAKAVNWEATGRSVDPAFFAKYSVSALAEQTDYWLEFQGRLTHPMRYDAATDHYVETSWDDAFALVAKHLQALDSPDQAEFYTSGRASNEAAFLYQLFVRAYGTNNFPDCSNMCHEASGVGMSETLGVGKGTVVFHDLELADAIFVIGQNPGTNHPRMLEPLREAVKRGAQVVCFNPLKERGLERFQHPQHPFEMLSNGSEPTNTAYFRPALGGDMAAMRGIAKYLLQWEREAQAKGEPAVFDHAFIAEHTSGVDAYLAAVEATSWAHIVEQSGLTQAEIELAARMYRKAERVIMCWAMGITQHRHSVPTVQEIVNLQLLRGNVGKPGAGLSPVRGHSNVQGDRTMGIDEKPKAGLLDALEKRFQFRVPRAHGHNAVLAIKAMEEGQAKVFIALGGNFAQATPDTPRTHAALRNCALTVQISTKLNRSHLVTGRDALILPCLGRTEIDLQGSGPQGVTVEDTFSMVHISHGQLRPRSPHLRSEPAIVAGMAQATLGKQPIDWDYAIADYGRIRSMIADVIPGFADFNERLQHPGGFHLGNNAADRNWRTATGKARFSASQLPEQLVNAQVLARGDKPDLILQTLRSHDQYNTTLYGLDDRYRGVFGLREVVFVNEADIRRLGFEPGEHVDLVSLWEDGRERRVSGFRLVAYDVPEGQAAAYYPETNPLVPLESYGEGTYTPTSKFIAIRVEKAKAGNRIEAVQAAE
- a CDS encoding trans-sulfuration enzyme family protein — protein: MDRIMSDKPRNFATRTIHAGEQHSVADNAIFPPIYTASSYIKRSLDDNPEYAYSRVGNPTRHAYESCVAALEEGVGAVACASGVNATATVLELLPKDAHVVVMNGVYGGTFRILEDYRGHTSGLTTTYVDLNDLQAVAAAIRPETQLIWIESPTNPLLHLVDIKAVCDLARSRGILTCIDNTFCSPWNQRPITLGVDLVMHSASKYIGGHSDLTGGVVVAANDALLARLRKISMAVGAIQGPFDCYLALRGLKTLDVRMERQCANALQVARFLESHPQIEQVFYPGLESHPQHDLCKRQMRAGGAVVAMKVKGGDRAALNRLVEALQIFVLADSLGGVESMINHSWSMSHNSLSPEQKGVMGISENLLRLSVGIEDYRDLIEDLDSALRASAGV
- a CDS encoding Lrp/AsnC family transcriptional regulator → MDNFDQHILTLLQRDASISLKDLAEAVNLSTTPCWKRVKRLEEEGYILGRVALLDPTRLGLGLTVFVQLKTQRHDSAWLEQFAATVTGFEEVMEFYRMSGDWDYMLRVVVSDIGAYDRFYKKLITRTDGLSNITSSFAMEQMKYTTAYPVHRP